The sequence CAGGTGGTTGTGGATGGTGAGGGCATCCACGCTGACAGACACCGTTTTGGCAGGGATGACTGTGAACTGCTTGCGGTCTGAGCTGTACTTGTACAGCTTGTCAATCATTTTTTTGCTGATGTTCTTGGGCCCGGTGCCTGGATATCTTCTGGATATCTTCCGTGTCAGGGAAGTAGGAGTAGAGAGCTCGGAACTGACAGCCACCATCACGGAACAGGATCATAAGGTGGTTTGATTCACACTTTTCTAGCTCCTACAGAGAAAAACAACCCTTCTGTGACAAATGCGTTAAGCAGCATTTAATTGAAAACTAACGCTTTAATGGTGGGTGCAAGTGGGATGCAAGTGACAACTCACCTCGAGGATTGAGTTTTTCTGAGCTTCATTTACTTTCCCAGCCAAACAGCAATGAGAGATGGCATTGTGAATGATTGGCTTGTTTGATTTTGCACTTGgttccttgaaaagttttggaccTAAAGAGAGAAAGTGGGGAGGGTGCacgcattaataaaaaaaaaaaaaaaaaaacaccatcagtCGTTACGAGTGAGGAGCCTTTGATTGAGCTTTTACCAGTATATTCAGCCATGGAGGTGGAAGTTATGGAAGACGCAGTTGAGCCATTGTCCCAGTCCCTCTCAGTTGTCTGGCTGGAGTTGCGGCTAAGGCCAGGGAAagactcaggtcttttggggtgaagaGCTCACTCTTGAAGactcttttatgactctgttgtggcctcagccatcttttatggtgtggtctgctggggaggtagcatctctgctggggacagaaagaggctgaacaggagggccagctctgttctaggatgccctctggacccagtggaggtggtatTGACAGgtgaatggtggctaagctatcatccctgctgggcaacatctcccaccccatgcaggagaccctgacaggactgagcagctccttcagtggcaagCTGTGGCACCAACGATGTGGgatggagagattcagaagtcctttcctgccaactgctgtcaggctctacaacagctgaccacacaaacacacatccagtacaccatctccacttctcttaactgcaatatgtctatatctacctacacaac comes from Denticeps clupeoides chromosome 11, fDenClu1.1, whole genome shotgun sequence and encodes:
- the LOC114799610 gene encoding calmodulin-regulated spectrin-associated protein 1-B-like, with translation MAEYTGPKLFKEPSAKSNKPIIHNAISHCCLAGKVNEAQKNSILEELEKCESNHLMILFRDGGCQFRALYSYFPDTEDIQKISRHRAQEHQQKND